In the Colletotrichum lupini chromosome 4, complete sequence genome, CTTCTCGGCCTCTACCCGGCGGGCCTCACGGATCTCCTCCATTTGTCTCGCCTTCATCATCTTGGACTCGATCTGGCCCTCCTTCTCGGCCTGAACCATGGCGAGGATGGTGTTCATGCTCTCCTGTTCGGGTGGGGTTAGTTGTCAAAATAGTCTGCAAGGAACAGAAGCGCTGGGGAGCCGTACCCTGTCATCGACAAAGAccttgcccttcttcttgcCCTTGGGCTTCTCCACGCCGACCGGCGTGATCTTGTTCAGCTTGGGAATGCCGAGCTCTTCCTCCGTGTAGATCTTCTTCTTGCGTTTCTTCAGCAGGGCTTCGAGATTCGTCTTGCCGCCGGCCTTGAGGGGCTTGGTGCCCTTGGGCGTGTCTCTGGATTTCCTAACGATGCCATCGGGAACGGGCCTCTTGTCCGCGGCCTTGCTGTTCTTGATGCCGGAGCCGTTGGCGGCGTGCTTGTTCTTAATCGTTCTCGTCTTGTTGGGCGCCATTTCTGCGAAGACGGTGACGCGAGGTGTCTTCTTGTTGCGGGTTGTGGCGGGTTTGGATTATACAATTGGAGCGTGTCGCGACTCGGCTGGGTGGTTGGAGGGACCAAAGGTGCGACTTTCTTAGAATTTTTTTCTATGCTTGGGAAGCGATAAGCTCACCGAGGCGGATGCGATAAGCTCGAGTGGGCCCGCTCCCCGCCATTCGATCTCACTGGCTGCAGGGGTCTGAATTCCGAGCCGAGACCCTTCCAACAGGTAGGTAAGTCTCGACGAACTTGCAACAAGGTACCGCGCAGCAGGTAATCATCTGTTTTACTTTGACTTTCTAACTTCCTAGGAGACAATTGGATTACATTGTAGAGCGAGACATGAGTTGGCAATCTCAAACGTGCAAACCGACCCAAGGTATGACTCGGTCGAATTGAACGTGAGCTGCAGCGTCAGAACAAGCCGCCAATATCGGTACTGTCCTCAATGCGCTTTTTGCAGTGCGGCACTGTGCCATCCCTGTCAAGAAAAATGGGCGACTGCCGTTATCGCACACCTTGCGTCGTCTAAATCTCTCTTCTCACCTCTTTCCCTGGTGACTAACATTCTCTCATCAGGAAACTCACACAACTCCAGCATCACAGCAAGCCGTACCTGAGCCAATTGGCTCTCGAGCTTCCTCTCTTCTCCAGGTCCTTTTAGTCACAGCATTGGGCTGTCGCCAATTGTCAGAATGGCGCAACCCGTCAAGAGGTTTCCCGGCCACTTGGCTCAGTTCGTGAGGTGCTACTCAGTCTCCGCCGAGAGCATTCCGGCCGCCAAGAAGAAGTACGTCCCGACGGAGGGCACCTATCCCAAGGGCTTCCAGGCCTCTGGTATTCTCGTTGGCGTGAAGCCGGGAAACAAGACGAAGCCCGATCTCGCTCTTCTCAGCTCAGACCGGCCctgtgccgccgccgccgtcttcACCAAGAACAAGTTCCAGGCGGCGCCCGTCACCTTCAGCAGGGACTTACTCAAGAAGAAGGCCAACCGCGGCATCCGCAGCGTTCTCATCAACTCGGGATGCGCCAATGCCGTCACCGGAAAGGGAGGTCTCGAGGATGCTTCTCTGATGGCCAGCGCAGCCGATAAGGTTGTCGGAGGGGAGGGCGATGCGTCATCCACCATTGTCATGAGCACAGGAGTCATTGGACAGAGGCTGCCCATTGCCAAGATTGTCGATAACGTCCCAGCTGCCCAGGGAGCTCTGGGCTCCTCTCACAAGCACTGGCTGAGCTTTGCTACCGCCATCTGCACGACCGATACGTTCCCGAAACTCATGTCAAAGACCTTCACGCTGCCTTCGTCACCAAATGTTGAATACCGCATCGCTGGAACCACCAAGGGCGCGGGTATGATTCACCCCAATATGGCCACCCTTCTCGGAGTTGTTGCCACGGACGCGCCCATCTCGCCCGCTGTCATGCCTTCCGTCCTCAAGCACGCCGTCGACCGCTCATTCAACAGCATCACCATTGACGGAGACACTTCGACCAACGACACTCTCGCTCTGCTCGCCAACGGTGCTGCCGGCGGCAAGGAAATCTCCTCCGTGGACTCACCCGACTACGCCGCCTTCCAGCAGGTCCTGACCGACTTCTCCATCGACCTGGCCAAGCTCATCGTCCGCGACGGCGAGGGCGCCACCAAGTTCGTCACCATCCGCGTCGTCGAGTCCGCCAGCGAGGAGGCTGCGCGCAAGATTGCCAGCACCATTGCCAGGTCGCCCCTCGTGAAGACTGCGCTGTACGGACGGGACGCCAACTGGGGCCGCATCCTGTGCGCGACCGGCTACTCGCTCGTGTCGGAGCCCGGCCAGGCCGTCAATGACGTCCCCGAGGTCACGCCCGAGAAGACCAACGTCTCGTTCGTCCCTACCGACGGCACGCCTGAGCTGAAGCTCTTGGTCAACGGCGAGCCGGAGATGGTCGACGAGGCCAGGGCCTCGGAGATTTTGGAGCTGGAGGATCTAGAGATCTTGGTGAGGCTGGGAACTGGCGACAAGGAGGCAACATACTGGACTTGCGATTACAGTCACGAGTACATTACCATCAACGGTGACTACCGCACATAAAAGGGACGTGGTAAATCAACGGATTGGGGAAATAAAAGGCCTAGATTTTAGGTAGAGAGAGCTTGAAGCATTGTCATATTAGAAGAGCGTCTAAAAGGTAGGTCTTTGGCCATTGTTTGTCAAGGAAATAGACCAGCCAACCAATtgaataattactatatcgtTTGATTCGTGTCGTCGACGGCATCGAAATGTTGTAAGCGCAAGGAATTCGGAATTGCGTACCACAGGAAAGAGTGAGCCAAGGCACCGGGAAAGTATCCCGCCGGCCTGAAGACCGCGCCGAGGCATCGGGGTTGGGTGCGGGCACTGCTATTGGAGGCCGGCACGACTGGCGCTCCCCCGCAACGGTGACGCGCCGAAGTGGCACCACCGCATTATCCTTACGGGGTGTCCGTACTTTCAGTTTTGTGAGAATTAATGAGCGCCGGGGAACAGTTCTAATCAGGAGGAACTGTCACTGAACACTAACAGTGAGTCCTGAAGCTACCTTAGTAGGTAATTGATTGTGGGCCGGGGTGATCCTAAGACAGGTATCTAGGTAATCTTACGATAGGACCGGAATCTGCCTCTATCGCCCTAGAAATGAAGTCCGTTTCGAACCCACCTCAACCCACCTTATGAGCAGTTTGGCAATAAACTATCCATGTGATCTAGGTAAGGAATCTTTTCAGCCCTCTGAGTAGATATGGCTAGTCAACCCAAAGGATGAGCCCAGCTATACGGCAGAAACCCACCGCTACAAATCTGGGGAGGGGCCTGGGGCCATTCTCAGACGCAGAGGGCGGAGGCGGAGGTTCAAAGGCGGCTACCCCAGGATCCCCACCTTTTGGGGGTCCCTACTCCCTAGGCAGCTCCAGACTCAACCTCGGCTTGCCGGCTCGTCCCATTGCTCGTCTACCGTACGATGAGACTAAACACTCCTCGTTCAAAAAGGGAGTAGATATCCATGCCCAATTGACGTTGTCCCCCATTTTCTGCATCTCTGTACTCTTCCATATCTCCAAAACCTCGCAAATTCCCAACTCTGAGACGAATCAATCTTGTAACGTTCACCTCAATTCGCCTCGCTCACATTTTCCCCCAAGATGACGTCCAGAGTCCCAGCCATCGTAAGTCGCTAGTGCGGGGAGAGCTTCATCCCAGCTCAGGTACCCAAATTTTGGAAACCGCAACAGCATTGCTGACCCAGCTGTCACCGCCTTCCAGGTCCTGGATCGCCTCAGCGATCGCGCCAAAGAGGCGCTTGATCTCGTGGCCAAGTTTGTCGAAGAAGAGTGCATCCCGTAAGCAAAATCTCCATCTACTACCCGTAAAAAACGCTGTCTCGCTTCGTCCACCGGCACTAAACATCCTATTTCCTGTGTGCAGAGCAGACCCCGTCCTAGACGCCCAGATTGGCCAGGGCGACGCGAGATGGGACCACCACCCAGCCATCGTCGACGACCTCAAGGTCAAGGCCAGGAAGTTGGGCCTGTGGAACATGTTCTTGCCAAAGGGCCACTACAAGGAGTCGCCCGGCTTCACGAATCTCGAGTACGGCCTCATGGCCGAGTGGCTCGGCAAGTCGCGCGTCGCCTCCGAGGCCGTCAACTGCGCCGCGCCCGACACGGGTAACATGGAGGTGCTGGCCAAGTACGGAAACGAGGAGCAAAAGGCAAAGTGGCTCAAGCCGTTGATGGAGGGCCAGATCCGCTCCGCGTTTTTGATGACGGAGCCCGAGGTTGCCTCGTCGGACGCGACCAACATTCAGCTCAGCATGCGCAAGGAGGGCAACGAATACGTCCTGAATGGCTCGGTACGTTGGGGGACCCTACGCGTGTTCCAGCGTTCTGGAGTTTCATTGCTGACATGACAGTAGAAATGGTGGTCCAGCGGTGCAGGTGACCCCAGATGCTCGGTTTACATCGTCATGGGCAAGAGCGACGCAAACAACAAGGACCCCTACAGGCAACAATCCGTCATCCTCGTCCCCGCGGACACAAAGGGCATCACCATCCACCGCATGCTGCAGGTCTACGGCTACGACGATGCGCCCCACGGCCATGGTCACGTTAGCTTCAAGGACGTCAGAGTCCCTGCCAGCAACTTGGTGCTCGGCGAGGGCCGCGGCTTTGAGATTATCCAGGGCAGACTTGGTCCCGGTCGCATCCACCACGCCATGCGTACCATTGGAGCAGTAGGTCCATCCACAAGTTTGTGTGTGACGGCTATAGACTAACGTGTACATCTCCCCAGGCCGAGCGAGCTCTCGAGTGGATGCTGATGCGCATCAACGACCCGACCAAGACGCCGTTCGGCAAGCAGCTTAAGGAGCACGGCGTCATCCTCGAGTGGGTAGCCAAGTCCCGCATCGAGATCGACGCCGCCCGCCTGGTGGTCCTCAACGCGGCCATCAGGATGGACGACCTCGGCCCCAAGAAAGCGCTCAAGGAGATCGCCGAGGCAAAGGTGCTCGTCCCGCAGACGGCGCTGACCGTCATCGACCGCGCCATCCAGTCGTTTGGCGCGGCCGGCGTCTGTCAGGACACGCCGCTGGCGGGCATGTGGGCCAACATTCGCACGCTGCGGCTCGCTGACGGACCGGACGAGGTGCACCTGCAGCAGCTTGGCAAGAACGAGAACAAGAGGGGCAAGGAGGTCACGGACAAGATCCAGTGGCAGAAGCAGAAGACGGAGCAGCTGCATGCGCAGTACAAGACCTCGACGTTCCAACCTGGGGCCAAGATTACCAAGTCCAAGCTGTGAGGTTGCGTCGCGTCGCGTCGCCAGCTAGGCGTTTTTGTATAGTTGAATGCTATCTTTTTGTGTACAACGTCGTGAACGACAGGCCTTGGGTCAGTCTAGGCCCTGTCCCTCCCCAGATAGGATTGACAATTGGGATGAGAGAAGTGATCTGCAACCCGTTGGCCCGCCGCCGCTCCATGTTCTCTGAGTCACACTAGTACCCCATTGTCTGGCCATGTGGAATTGAGTAGTTCAAGAGATCCTGCGGCATTAAGGTCCGGGAGGTGACGCTGCTAGTTACCTTGGAGATGGGCACGTTGGACAGCTCAGGACCGTTCATGCCGGCAGCATTGACCACAGATGCAACCTCTCTCTTTCCCCGGTGGGACGGGAGATGGGGTCAGAGCCACTCCACAGACCGAGAACTAGGTAGCAAGGCAAGCAAGCATTGCCGTAGCTCTCGACTGCTTTGCTGTACAGAATTGATGGGCAAAAAGGATGTAATGGCAAGGAACCATAGCTGGCAACATAAGGTCCGGGGTGCTGGGTTGCCCAGGAAGCCCACTAGTAATCTAGAAGGAAAGGATGGAAAGGGAAGGGAAGCCTGACAGCGCATCCCATCCACACCTGTCCATCACACGGGCGACGGCCGATGGTCACAGCTTCCTGACTGACAAAGGCTCGGTGTCTCTTGGTGTCTTTTGTTCCTTaatacggagtacggatacatACTGCATAGTGATGGGTAAGTGGTAAGTAAGGTAGCGTCGTCCCCTGGCAAGTTAGGCCGAGGACCCGCATTCCTTCCCACCCCTGAACCCCTGCACTATTATCTGCAGACTGCAGTTTCCCACAGCGCCGTCGCCGTTTCGATTAGCCCGTTGCCCCGTCAACATCCCAGAAAATTCGTTTACTTCGACACCCGGCAACTGCTCCACCCACTTTACCACCCAACGTGTGCCAGACAGGGCCTTTTCGTTGCTTTCCAAGTGAGAGGGAAGAGCGTGCATCTTTTTCACATCCATTCACGAACGTCATAAACACTCCACGGTAAATCCTGTGCACCAGCGCAAGCACCCGTTAAGTACAAAGACCTTCTTCCTTCTCTACATTGGGACCCAAGCCACAGACCATCCAAATCCACCACCAGCACTTTACACATCCATCTTCCTTTACCATCCCACTGCAAACCAGACCAGAACaaaccatccatccatccatacACAGACACTCAAACACACACTTTGCGCCTTCAGCTTCACGCATCGAGCAGTAGAACCACCTTCCGAGTATACAGCACAAGCTCAGCATTGCGCATTGCATATACAGCAACCAAACCAAACCACCACACCACTCAAACCTCAAGCAAACATGTCTCCCAACGTACTCGGCGACAAGGACGTCAACGCCACCGTCGTGGTCAGTGACCCTCAGTCCACCAAGGACCTCAAGAGCATGGAGTACCACCGCCAGGTCCTGCAGAACAAGATGGCCCAAGAGAAGTACGACAAACTACAGCCTCGCAGCAGTAACAAGAACAAAACTCTAAACTCCATTGTCCTCGATAGGTCCAAGACGTACATCTCGCCATCTGACAACATCATGAGCCCTTGCACCGCTAAGCTCAGCGCCCTTCGCAACAAGCAGGTTGGCAAGTAAGTCATATCATCTTCCCGTAACAACCATGAAGTCTACCGACATTGTCTATTCCTGTCAAAGTATAACAGATGCTAATCTCTCTATCCAACAGGGTCAAGCCCAAGTCTCTTTTCGCCCAGACTTCTGCCAAGAAGCTCAGAAGCGACGCCGCCGTGTTCGGCGACCAAGCAGGCACGCCTACCAAAGACAGTGCCTTCTAGGCAGCGTCGTCGCATCTTCTTCTGACCAAAACAACATAAAAGCTTCACTTCACTAATGAGATTGGCTCGCGGGTTGTTTTACTAGTTTTGTCTCTTCCATCTTTTGGGAAAAGAGACGCTGAATTTGCGCCTCTGCTGGCTTTTCCGGGCTGTTTTTGAGGGTGGGATAGGGTTCATTGGCGTTTTACGGGTAGACCGAAGTCTGACTCCAGGATAAGGGGTTGGGTTGTACTACACCATGACATGACACGAAACGATATCAGGCTTTTCTTTTGCTTCTCCACGACTAGGATTCTAGAAGGACTGTATTCGTCAGCCACCGCAAGATTGTCGGTCGGTATGAGCAGAATTTACAATTCCTCGTAAC is a window encoding:
- a CDS encoding 60S ribosomal subunit assembly/export protein loc-1, which gives rise to MAPNKTRTIKNKHAANGSGIKNSKAADKRPVPDGIVRKSRDTPKGTKPLKAGGKTNLEALLKKRKKKIYTEEELGIPKLNKITPVGVEKPKGKKKGKVFVDDRESMNTILAMVQAEKEGQIESKMMKARQMEEIREARRVEAEKKEEEKKNRLEETKDSLRKKRKRNPRAEDEDKISQYATAGSKAAKPKAKKKSVSFA
- a CDS encoding arginine biosynthesis ArgJ produces the protein MAQPVKRFPGHLAQFVRCYSVSAESIPAAKKKYVPTEGTYPKGFQASGILVGVKPGNKTKPDLALLSSDRPCAAAAVFTKNKFQAAPVTFSRDLLKKKANRGIRSVLINSGCANAVTGKGGLEDASLMASAADKVVGGEGDASSTIVMSTGVIGQRLPIAKIVDNVPAAQGALGSSHKHWLSFATAICTTDTFPKLMSKTFTLPSSPNVEYRIAGTTKGAGMIHPNMATLLGVVATDAPISPAVMPSVLKHAVDRSFNSITIDGDTSTNDTLALLANGAAGGKEISSVDSPDYAAFQQVLTDFSIDLAKLIVRDGEGATKFVTIRVVESASEEAARKIASTIARSPLVKTALYGRDANWGRILCATGYSLVSEPGQAVNDVPEVTPEKTNVSFVPTDGTPELKLLVNGEPEMVDEARASEILELEDLEILVRLGTGDKEATYWTCDYSHEYITINGTGKVSRRPEDRAEASGLGAGTAIGGRHDWRSPATVTRRSGTTALSLRGVRTFSFSTQRMSPAIRQKPTATNLGRGLGPFSDAEGGGGGSKAATPGSPPFGGPYSLGSSRLNLGLPARPIARLPYDETKHSSFKKGVDIHAQLTLSPIFCISVLFHISKTSQIPNSETNQSYDVQSPSHPVTAFQVLDRLSDRAKEALDLVAKFVEEECIPADPVLDAQIGQGDARWDHHPAIVDDLKVKARKLGLWNMFLPKGHYKESPGFTNLEYGLMAEWLGKSRVASEAVNCAAPDTGNMEVLAKYGNEEQKAKWLKPLMEGQIRSAFLMTEPEVASSDATNIQLSMRKEGNEYVLNGSKWWSSGAGDPRCSVYIVMGKSDANNKDPYRQQSVILVPADTKGITIHRMLQVYGYDDAPHGHGHVSFKDVRVPASNLVLGEGRGFEIIQGRLGPGRIHHAMRTIGAAERALEWMLMRINDPTKTPFGKQLKEHGVILEWVAKSRIEIDAARLVVLNAAIRMDDLGPKKALKEIAEAKVLVPQTALTVIDRAIQSFGAAGVCQDTPLAGMWANIRTLRLADGPDEVHLQQLGKNENKRGKEVTDKIQWQKQKTEQLHAQYKTSTFQPGAKITKSKLIDNWDERSDLQPVGPPPLHFKRSCGIKVREVTLLVTLEMGTLDSSGPFMPAALTTDATSLFPRWDGRWGQSHSTDRELELMGKKDVMARNHSWQHKVRGAGLGVSWCLLFLNTEYGYILHSDGAVAVSISPLPRQHPRKFVYFDTRQLLHPLYHPTCARQGLFVAFQRKHPLSTKTFFLLYIGTQATDHPNPPPALYTSIFLYHPTANQTRTNHPSIHTQTLKHTLCAFSFTHRAVEPPSEYTAQAQHCALHIQQPNQTTTPLKPQANMSPNVLGDKDVNATVVVSDPQSTKDLKSMEYHRQVLQNKMAQEKYDKLQPRSSNKNKTLNSIVLDRSKTYISPSDNIMSPCTAKLSALRNKQVGKVKPKSLFAQTSAKKLRSDAAVFGDQAGTPTKDSAF